CCTGGCCGCCGGATCGCCGAGCGCGCTCCGGCTGCGCCGCCGCGCGGCGTGGCTCGCGCGCGTGAACGCGCTCGTCGGCGTCGTGCTGGTCGTCGCGGCCATGCGCCTCGCGCGCGGCTGAGGGAGGCCACGGCATGACGTCGCTCGTCCGCCGCTACCTCAAGACCGGCATCGCGTTCCTCGCGGTGGGCCTCCTGCTCGGCGGCTGGATGATGGTCCGCCGCGAGCTCGCCGGCGTGTATCCACCGCCGTACCTGGTCAGCGCGCACACGCACGCGATCCTCGTCGGCTTCGTGATGCTGATGATCCTCGGCGTCGCGCTGTGGATGTTTCCGCGGCCCGAGAAGGGCGACATGCGCTACAGCCCGCGCGCCGCGGAGGCCGCGTACTGGCTCGTCGCCAGCGGCACCGGCGCGCGCGTCCTCGGCGAGCTGCTGCGCCCGGCCGTCGGCGCCGCCTGGCTGCGCTGGGCCGTGGTGCTGGCGGGTCTCGCGCAGATCGCGGGGCTCGCGACCTTCTTCCACACGATGTGGTCGCGCATCCGCCCGGTGGGCAGCCAGGCGCGCGAGGCGCGCGGCGAGCGGTTCTGACCCGGGCGCGGCGTCAGCGCACCTCGATGGGGGCCGTCCAGCGGAACGGCCCCCACGACATCGCGAGCGTGCCGCGCCGCGCGTCGATGGCGTCGATGGCGATCGTGAACTGCTCGACCGGCGTCGCGAGCGTGTCGCTCGTCATGGGCGCGCGCCCGAGGTCGTGCGCGGGGCCGTAGCCCGTGCCCCACTGGCCGGTCTGGCGGTTCACGATCAGCTCGACGCCGCGCGCCCGCGGGATCGTCCACAGCGTGTACGTGCCGGCCGGCACCGCGAGCCCCGCGAGCGTGATGGGCGCCGACGTCGTGAGCTGCGTCGCGGCGTTCGCGCCGGTGCGCCACACGCGGTCGTACGGGATGAGGTTGCCGAGCAGGACGCGCCCGCGCGCGAGCGGCCGGCCGTAGTCGACGGTGAAGGTGGCGTTCCCGATGGATGCGCGCACGGTGTCGCGCACGCTCAGCTGGCGCGCGCCGCCCTGCGCCTCCAGCGCCGCGAACCACTCCGCGATGGGTGCGATGTCGGGCGGCGTCGGCAGCCGCTCCACCGTCACGTCGTACGTCGTGCGCGCGCCCGAGTAGCGCAGCAGCCGGCCCGCGGAGTCGAGCGTCGCCTCGCCGGTCCCCGACAGCCAGTCGTGCATGATCTCCACGCGCCCGCCCGGGAGCAGCCGCACGACGCCGTGGTGCAGCGGGAAGCGGTCGAACTCGCGGTCGATGTAGAACTGCCGCAGCTGCACCGTGTCGCCGGCCGTGCGCCCTTCCGCCGCCGCACGCCGCAGCGCCGCGCCGAAGTACAGCTCGTAGAGCGCGTAGCTCTGCGGGACGTGCGCCATCGCCGTCGCGCCGCCCGTGGCGAAGTCGCGACGGATCGCGGTCGAGTCGTCCCGCTTCGTGACGTGCACCGAGTCGCGCGTCACCACCGCCTCCACGCGACGGTCGCGCTGCCTCGCGGGCTCGCTCGGCGTGTGGATCTCCACCACCAGGCGCCGGATGCCGCCGTCGTCGCCGAGCGTGATCTCCGCGTGCCGGCGACGCACGCGCGGGAAGCGGTCGATGGCATCGACGGTGACGTCGTTCCCGCGGCGCGTCACGCTCTCGACCGCGACGGTGTCGCGCCCGAGGCGCGTGATGAAGCCGTAGCGCTCGACGGGCCCGGTGGGGCCGCAGGCGAGGAGCGCGAGCGTGGCGACGGCGAGGCGCGGCATGGGGCGCACGAGGGCGGGGAAGCGGCACCGGCGGCGATACGCGCTAGCATAGCTCGCCGCCGCCGGTGCGCGATCCCGGACGCGTTTCGAACGCGTCCGGGACTCGTCAACCCGCCGTCATCGTGCCGTCGCGGCTACCGCTCGCGGAGCTGCTCGCGCGCGCGACGTCGCAGCGCGATCAGCGACTCGGGCGTGTCGCTGCCCGCGCGGCTCTCGCGCACCGCGCGGATGAAGCCCGGCGTGACGCGCTCGCGCCAGAGCGCGGACAGCTCGCTCGGATCCAGGCCGCGGTAGCCCAGCGCGGCCAGCTCGCGCAGGTAGGTCGCGGGAATGCCGCCGTGCTTCAGGTCCACCGCGTCGTCCGCGGCGATGCGCCCCTCCGGGTACATCGCGCGCAGCGCCTGCGCGTAGTCGGGGGTGACCTGGAAGATCGCCAGGTCGACGATGCCGCCGAGCGTGAGCGGCGCGATGCCCGCGGCGCCGAGCGCGCGGATCGCGTCGGCCGACATGCCGCCCCACGTGAGGTTCTTGAGCTGGTGGTCGCTCACCTCGCCGACCTCCGCGACGCCGAGCGCGCGCAGCGTGGCGGCGAACTCGCGCTTCGGGCGGAAGCGGAGCTGGCCGGTGCCGCGGCCGAGCGCGAAGCCGCCGTCGAACTCGAGGACGCCGGCGTCCTGCTCGATCCGGAACGACGCGGGGACGCGCGTCGCCGCGCCGATCTCCTCGGCCGACGTGCCGCGCAGCGCCGCGATCGGCACCCAGCGATCCCAGTTCGTGCCGTCGTCCCAGTTGAGCCGGAGGTTCACGTAGCCGGTGCGCGTCTCCGAGACCACCCAGCTGCCCGCGAGCGGCGTCGATGCGGCGACCGCGCGCGCCGGCTCGGCCGCCGGCTCCGGCGCGCGCTCCGGCGCGCGCTCCGGCACGGGCGCGGGCGACGGCGATGGTGCTGCCGCGGTCGTGCGCGCGGCCACCAGCTCCGCGACGGACAGGCGCCGGCCGGCCCGCGCGTTCAGCCGCGCGATCGCGGACGCGTCGAGCGAGTGGTTCTGCAGCTGCACCAGGTCGTTCGCGCGCAGGTCGCGGTAGCCGAGCGCGGCGACCGCGCGGATGAACGCGGGCGTGACGCCGCTGTTCGCGAACGACACCAGCGCGCCCGTCGTCGCGAAGCGGTATCCCAGCGCACTCACGTCGCGGAGGAAGCGCTCGTCCGCGCCGCTCACGCCGAGGCGCACGAGCGCCTCAGGCGACGGCACGGCGTAGCCGAGCGAGTCCAGCGCGTCGAGGAACGCGAGCGAGACGTCGTGCAGCGCGAGCGAGAAGATCTGCCGCGCCGATGGCCGCCCGATGCCGCGGCGCGCCAGCGCGTCGCCGAACGCGGGATCCGCCGTGAAGCCGAAGCGTCCCGTGCCGCGCCCGGCGCGGACGGTGCCGCGGAACTCGAACGTCCCGCCGTCGCGCCGCAGGCGGAAGCGCACGCTGTCGCCGTCGGAGGCGAGCGCCTGCGCCGTGAGCCCCTCCATGCGGGCGAGCGGGACGACGAAGGTGGTGATGCCGTTGGTCGTCACCATCACGTGCACCGCCGGCGCGTCGGACCCGGCCTCCGCGCGCGACGCGGGGCGCACGTGCCACGTGCCGGCGTCGATCGGCGCGGCGGGCTGCGTCGGCGCGGGCGCGGGCGCGGCCGTGGTCATCGCCACGGGAGCATCGGGCACTGCGACGTCCGCCGCCGCGCCCGCCCGCAGCGCCGCCACGGGCGCGAGCAGCACCGCGGTGAGCAGCGCGCCGAGCGTGCGCGCCCGCGCGCCGGGCGCGGTGCGGACGCGCGTCCCGTCGATCGCGGCGCGCAGGCGCGACTCGAGCTGCGACGGCGTCGCCATGCTCACGGCGAGCGTCACCAGGCCGCGCGGCGCGGCGGCACCGCGCGCCAGCTCCAGCAGGTGGCCCGCGTAGTCGCGCGGGCGGATCCCGCGCGCCAGCGCCGCGTCGTCGCACGCCAGCTCGCGCTCGACGCGCAGCCGCGCGGCTGCCCACCACGCGCCCGGATGCGGCCAGTAGAGCGCGCACACGACGGCGGCCAGCGTCTGCGTGAGGCAGTCGCGCCGCGCGATGTGCGCCACCTCGTGCAGGAGCACGGCCCGCCGCCGCGACTCCGACCAGTCGGCCGCGTTCGAGGGCAGCAGCACCGTCGGCCGCACGACGCCCCACGTGAGCGGGATCGTGGGTGCGCCGCCGCGCAGGAGCGTCACGCCACGGCGCACGCCGAGCGTGCGACGGACGTCGTCGAGCAGCGCGTGCCAGTCCGCGCCGTCCACCGGTGCCGCGTCGCGCGCGAGCCGGCGGACGAGGCGCTGCTCCGCGGCCACCTTCAGCAGCAGCGCCACGACGCCCGCGACGTAGAGCGCGAGCGCGACGCTCGCCGGCGACGGGAGCGACGGCAGCATCGGAGCACGCACGTCGACGGCCGCTGCGGGCGCCGCCTCGTGGAGCACGTCGGGCGCGCGCATCGTGTTCGCCGCGGGAATGGTCGGATCGGGCAGCGCGACGCGCTCCTGCCGCATCGCGGGCGCGGGCGCGATCACCGCGGGCGCGGGCACCGCGGGCGCGGGAGCCGTGGCCAGCAGCGGCACGCGCCACGCCGGCAGCAGCGCGCCCAGCACCGGCAGCGCCATCAGCCCCGCGAGCGCGAGGCACCAGTGCAGGTGCCGCGCGGCGGCCGACGCGTGGCGGCGCAGCACGGCGCGGTCGGCGATCGCCGCCAGCGCGAGCAGCGCCGTCGCCTTGAGCGCGGTCGGGAGCAGCGCGCCGGAGACGTCCGCGAGCGCGATCATGCGTCCTCCCCGGGCTCGCGCGCCTGCTCGAGCAGCTGCGACAGCCGCCGGTACTCCGCCTCGGGCAGCGGCTCGTCCGTCATGTCGAGCAGCGCGGCCATCGCGGAGCTGGGCGAGCTGCGGAAGAACGTCGCCACCAGGTGGCGCAACGCGGAGCGGCTCACCTCCTCGGGCCGGTCGGCGGGGAAGTACACGTAGCGCGGGCCGTCCTGCTCGTAGGCGACGTAGCCCTTCTCGGTCAGCAGGCGCAGCATCCCGCGCACGGCCGAGTTGCTGACGGGCTCCCCGAGGTCCGCCTGCACCTCCGCCGCGGTGGCGCGTCCGCGGCGGAAGAGGATGTCGACGATCTGCCGCTCGCGGCGGCCGAGCTGGTCGAGCGGGCGCGGAAGGGGCTCGGGCACACGGCCTCCTGGTGTCAGTGTATTGACAGGCTGTCAGTACATTGACACTCGACGCGCGGGCCGTCAAGAGCGGAGCGCGAACGCTATTGCGGGAGTCCGCGACCGCGGTCTAAGGTGAACCCGACCCGATCGCAGGGATGCCGACGCGGACGCGACGACGCCCGACGTGAGCAGGCGCGCTTTCGAGCGCGAGGGGGAGCCATGGCCACGTTCCAGGCAGGCGACAGCGAGACGCGCCGGCTCGACGCTGCGCGGGAGCCCCACGCCTACACCGATCCGCGGACGTCGTCGTTCACGAGCGAGCTGCGCGCGGTGACGTGGGACCCGGGGCTCGGGCGCCTGCACGACGTCGACGAGGCGGCGCCGGGCGCGCTGCGCGACGCGCTGGAGTCGCTCGTGCGGCTCATCGAGCGCGTGGCGCCGGGGATGCGCGGCTCCGTGCTCCTGCTGGACGACGACGGCGTCACGCTCCACCACGGCGCGGCGCCGAACCTCCCCGCCGCGTACTGCCAGGCGATCGACGGTGCGCACATCGGGCCTGCGGCCGGCTCGTGCGGGACGGCCGCGTACCGGCGCGAGCGCGTGATCGCGCGCGAGATCGCGACCGACCCGCTGTGGGCCGACTACCGCGCGCTCGCGGCGCCGTACGGGCTCGCCGCCTGCTGGTCGACGCCGATCATGGAGAGCGACGGGCGCGTGCTCGGCACGTTCGCGATGTACTACGACGAGCCGCGCGACCCGACGCCCGCCGACATCGCGCTCACCGAGACGGCGACGCTGCTCGCCAAGAACATCATCGTGCGGGCGCGCGCGGCCGTGGCGCTGCGCGCGCGCACGGAGACGGCGGAGCGGTGGGCGCGCGCGCTGCGCGAGAGCGAGGCGCGCTTCCGGCAGATGGCCGAGACGATCCCCGTGCAGGTGTGGACCGCGCGTCCGGACGGGAGCTTCGACTTCGTGACCACGCGCACCGCCGCCGCCGTCGGGCGCCCGGCCGACGCGCTGCTCGGCAACGGCTGGCTCGACGTCGTGCATCCCGAGGACGTCGAGGGCGTCGTCGTGCGCTGGACGCGGTCGCTGCAGAGCGGCGATCCGTTCGAGGCGCGCTTCCGCCTGCGCGGGCAGGACGGCGCGTACCGCTGGCACCTCGTGCGCGCCCACGCGATGTGCGCGGACGACGGGCGGGTGCTCCAGTGGTTCGGCTGCAACACCGACATCGAGGAGTACAAGCGCCTCGAGGCCGCGCTCGACGCGGCGCTGGCCGACGCGCGCCAGGCCAACCAGTCGAAGGCCGACTTCCTGGCGATGATGAGCCACGAGCTGCGCACGCCGCTCAACGCGATCGCGGGCTACGCGCAGCTCATGCTCGAGGACATCCCGACGCCGGCGTCGGAGGGGCAGCGCGACTACCTCCTCCGCATCACGCGCGGGCAGCAGCACCTCCTCGGCCTCATCGAGGCGGTGCTGACGCACGCGAAGCTGGAGGCGGGGAAGGTGACGTACCGCCTGGGCGACGTGCGCGCCCACGACGTGCTGGAGGCGGTGGACGCGCTCACCGCGCCGCAGCGGTCGGCGCGGCGGATCGCCTACGTCTGCGACGAGGGCGAGCCCGAGCTCGTCTTCCGCGCCGACCGCGAGAAGCTCGTGCAGATCCTCGCCAACGTGCTCTCGAACGCGGCCAAGTTCACGCCCGAGGGCGGGCGCATCACCGTGACGACGGCGGCGCCGACCCCGACGACCGGCGCGATCACCATCGCCGACACGGGCATCGGCATGTCGCCCGACCAGCTGCAGCTCGTCTTCGAGCCGTACGTGCAGTTCGACAGCGCGCTCTCACGGCAGCACCGCGGCACCGGGCTCGGGATGCCGATCAGCCGCGAGCTGGCGCGCGGGATGGGCGGCGACCTCGTGGCCGAGAGCGCGCCCGGCATCGGCAGCACCTTCACGCTCGTGCTGCCGCGCGCCTGAGCGCGAACCGGCGCGCGACTACCGCTGCGGCGCGCCGCGGCCGAGCGCCTGGTCGATCGCGTCGCTGAGGACCGCGAGCGAGAACGGCTTCGGCAGGAACCGGATGCCCGGCGGCAGCACGTCGGACGCGAGGTGCCGGCTGTAACCGCTCATCACGATCGCGCGCACGTCGGGCGCGGTCTCGCGGATGCGCTCCACGAGCTGCACGCCGCTGATCCCGCCCGGCATCACCATGTCGGTGATCACGAGGTCGATGGCGTCGCCGTGCTCGGCCCACCGGCGCAGCGCGTCGGGGCCGTTGGTCTCCTCCAGCACGCGGTGCCCCAGCCGCTGCAGCGAGTACGACACCATCTGGCGCACCAGCGGCTCGTCCTCCACGAGCAGCACCGTCGCATCGCCGCGGCCGACGTCGAGCCCGCGCGCGAGCGGCACCGCGGGCGTCGCGTCGGGGCGCGCGGGGAGGTAGACGCGGAACGTCGAGCCCTCGCCCACGACGCTCTCGACGTCGATCCAGCCGCCGTGCTGCGCCACGATGCCGTGCGTCGTCGCGAGGCCGAGCCCCGTGCCCTGTCCGACGTCCTTCGTCGTGAAGAACGGCTCGAAGATGCGCGACTGCACCTCGGCCGTCATGCCGACGCCGCTGTCACGCACTTCCAGGCATGCCCAGGCGCCCGGATGCTCGGCGTCGTCGTCACCGACGATCAGGCGCGTGGCGATGCCGAGGCGCCCACCCGCGGGCATGGCGTCGCGGGCGTTCACGCACAGGTTGACGATCACCTGCTCGATCATCCCCGCGTCGCCTTCCAGCGGCACCGGCTCGGGCGCGGGCGCGAAGTCGATCTCGATCCGCTCGCCGAGCACGCGCGAGAGGATGCGCAGCATCTCGGCGACGATCGTGTTGAGGTCGTGCACCTCCAGCCGCATCGCCTGCCGGCGGCTGAACGCGAGCAGCTGGCGCGTGAGGTTCGCCGCGCGCTCCAGCGGCTCGCGCATCTCCTGCAGCGCCGCGTGGAACGCCGGCGGCTGGTCGTCCTCCAGCCCGAGCAGCTCCAGCTGCAGCATCACCGCGCCGAGCATGTTGTTGAAGTCGTGCGCGACCCCGCCGGCGAGCTGGCCGACGGCCTCCATCCGCTGCGCGTGCCGGTACTGCTCGTCGCGCTGCATCTCCGCCGTGATGTCGCGGCCGATCGCGACGAAGTTCGTGATCTCGCCGCGCTCGTCGCGCACGGGCGTGATCACCACGTGCTCGAAGTACACCTCGCCGGTCTTCTTCGCGTTCGTGAGGCGCCCCACCCACGGCTCGCCCGCCGCGATGGCCGCCAGCATCGCGGTGCCCGAGGCGTCCGGCTCGCTCACGCGCTTGAGCGCCCGCGGGTTCCGCCCCATCGCCTCCTCGGCCGTGTAGCCCGTGGTCGCGGTGAAGCCCGGGTTCACGTAGACGATCCGCAGCTGGCGGTCGCAGATGATGACGCTCTCGGGCAGCTGCTCGATCGCGGCCCGCAGCAGGCGCTCGGCCGCGCGCGCACGGTTGCGCGAGATCGCCGACGCCAGCTGCGCTGCCACGGCGTTCACGAGGTTCAGCTCCGCGGGCGTGAACGGGCGCTCGCGCTCGCGGGCGAGGGCGATGCGGCCGACCGGCTGCGCGTTGAGGACGATCGGCACCGCGACGGCGGCGGCGTGGTCGTCCGCACCATCGTCCGCGCCGTCGTCCGCGCCGTCGCCGCGTGCGAGGGCCGCCGCCGGCGCCACCTCGGCGCGCACCCGGGTCGCGCCGAACAGGTCGCGCAGCTCGCGGCCGGCCTCGGCGACGAGCTCGTTCGGCTCCACGTCCGCGGTCGTCATCGCGAGGAAGCGGTTGCGCGCGGCCAGCTCGCGGTTCGCGGCGCCGAGGGCGGCGAGCTGCTCGCGGATCTGCGCGCTCATGGAGTCGAGCACGCGCCCGAGCTCCGCGAACTCGCGGTACGGGACCGCGCTCGCGAACGGCGGGTGGCGCCCCTCCGCGTAGCCGCGCACGACGCCGGAGAGGTCGTAGAGCGGGCGCTGGAACAGCCGCCGGAAGAGCATGCGCAGCCCGATCAGCGTGGCCACGAGCGCGATCAGCGAGACGACGGCGGCGTTGACGACCTGGCGCTGGACCTGGCTCCGGTAGTAGCCGCGGTCGAACGCGACGCGCACCTCGCCGATGATCTGATCGCCGCGCCGCACCTCCATCGCGCGCACCACCGTGTCCGCGGTGCGGAGCGGCACGAAGGCGTGCGTCGTGCCCGTGCTGCGCTCGCGCACCGTGAGGCTCGCGATGCGCGGATCGCGCCCGAACGCCTCGGCGAGGCGCTCGGCGCGGTCGAAGTCCATGTCCCAGAGCGCCGGCTCGATGATGCGCGCGAAGGCGCTCACCGACGACTCGAGCTGCGTCTGGAGGTCGGTGCGCGCGCTCCGCATCCCGTAGGCGGCGAGCAGGGCGACCGTGAGCGCGGCGCTCATCCCGACGGCCGCCGTCAGCCCGACCAGCAGTCGGCGAGAGATGGACCTCATCGCGTCGTGGCGCGCGTCGCGGCGCGCGTGGCGCCGGCCGAGGCGTTGCGCGCGATCCAGCGGCGCTGGATGCGGTCGCGCTCCCCGCTGGCGATGATGCGGGCGTGCCCCGCGTCGAAGCGCGCGGCGAGCGCGGCGCCGCCGCGGTGCACGAGGCTGAAGCCGACGTAGGCCGGCATCCCGCCCGTCCGGAAGACCGAGCGCACCTTGCCGGTGACGCCGGCCCGCGCCGCGACCCAGTCGGGCGACTTCACCGCGTCGCGGTTCACGATCGCCGCGTCGAGCCGGCCGACGGCCAGCTTGCGGAGGTTCAGCTCCTCCATCGGCGTGGCCTCGAGCACCGCGCCGCTGCGCCGCAGGGCCTCCATCATCTCGAGCGGATACTCGTAGCCGAGGACCGTGCCGACGCGCGTGCCGGGCCGGAAGTCGGCGATGCGCGGGGGGAGGGGGCGGGCGGGGTTCTCGAAGAAGTCGCACGCGAACACGAAGAGCGGCTTCGCCGAGAAGCGCACGACGCCGTCCAGCTCCGGTGCCGGCGACATGCTGACGCAGGCGATCAGCTCGCCGCGCACCACGTGCTGCTTGCAGCGCGCGTAGGGGAGCACGTGCATGCGGAGGTCGACGCCGACCGCGGCGAACGCGGCGCGGGCGACGTCGTTGGCGTAGCCGGTCCCGTCCGCCTGGGACCAGGGCGCCGCCGCGTCCTCGACGCCGATGTCGATCGTCTCGCGCCGGGGCGGCTCGGCGCCCGCCAGCAGCGCGAGCAACGCGAGCGCGGGCAGCTGGCTGGGGCCACGGCGAAGTTGCATGGGCCAATTATGTGACACGGGTGTCAT
This is a stretch of genomic DNA from Roseisolibacter agri. It encodes these proteins:
- a CDS encoding cbb3-type cytochrome c oxidase subunit I, whose translation is MTSLVRRYLKTGIAFLAVGLLLGGWMMVRRELAGVYPPPYLVSAHTHAILVGFVMLMILGVALWMFPRPEKGDMRYSPRAAEAAYWLVASGTGARVLGELLRPAVGAAWLRWAVVLAGLAQIAGLATFFHTMWSRIRPVGSQAREARGERF
- a CDS encoding DUF2911 domain-containing protein; its protein translation is MPRLAVATLALLACGPTGPVERYGFITRLGRDTVAVESVTRRGNDVTVDAIDRFPRVRRRHAEITLGDDGGIRRLVVEIHTPSEPARQRDRRVEAVVTRDSVHVTKRDDSTAIRRDFATGGATAMAHVPQSYALYELYFGAALRRAAAEGRTAGDTVQLRQFYIDREFDRFPLHHGVVRLLPGGRVEIMHDWLSGTGEATLDSAGRLLRYSGARTTYDVTVERLPTPPDIAPIAEWFAALEAQGGARQLSVRDTVRASIGNATFTVDYGRPLARGRVLLGNLIPYDRVWRTGANAATQLTTSAPITLAGLAVPAGTYTLWTIPRARGVELIVNRQTGQWGTGYGPAHDLGRAPMTSDTLATPVEQFTIAIDAIDARRGTLAMSWGPFRWTAPIEVR
- a CDS encoding M56 family metallopeptidase codes for the protein MIALADVSGALLPTALKATALLALAAIADRAVLRRHASAAARHLHWCLALAGLMALPVLGALLPAWRVPLLATAPAPAVPAPAVIAPAPAMRQERVALPDPTIPAANTMRAPDVLHEAAPAAAVDVRAPMLPSLPSPASVALALYVAGVVALLLKVAAEQRLVRRLARDAAPVDGADWHALLDDVRRTLGVRRGVTLLRGGAPTIPLTWGVVRPTVLLPSNAADWSESRRRAVLLHEVAHIARRDCLTQTLAAVVCALYWPHPGAWWAAARLRVERELACDDAALARGIRPRDYAGHLLELARGAAAPRGLVTLAVSMATPSQLESRLRAAIDGTRVRTAPGARARTLGALLTAVLLAPVAALRAGAAADVAVPDAPVAMTTAAPAPAPTQPAAPIDAGTWHVRPASRAEAGSDAPAVHVMVTTNGITTFVVPLARMEGLTAQALASDGDSVRFRLRRDGGTFEFRGTVRAGRGTGRFGFTADPAFGDALARRGIGRPSARQIFSLALHDVSLAFLDALDSLGYAVPSPEALVRLGVSGADERFLRDVSALGYRFATTGALVSFANSGVTPAFIRAVAALGYRDLRANDLVQLQNHSLDASAIARLNARAGRRLSVAELVAARTTAAAPSPSPAPVPERAPERAPEPAAEPARAVAASTPLAGSWVVSETRTGYVNLRLNWDDGTNWDRWVPIAALRGTSAEEIGAATRVPASFRIEQDAGVLEFDGGFALGRGTGQLRFRPKREFAATLRALGVAEVGEVSDHQLKNLTWGGMSADAIRALGAAGIAPLTLGGIVDLAIFQVTPDYAQALRAMYPEGRIAADDAVDLKHGGIPATYLRELAALGYRGLDPSELSALWRERVTPGFIRAVRESRAGSDTPESLIALRRRAREQLRER
- a CDS encoding BlaI/MecI/CopY family transcriptional regulator — its product is MPEPLPRPLDQLGRRERQIVDILFRRGRATAAEVQADLGEPVSNSAVRGMLRLLTEKGYVAYEQDGPRYVYFPADRPEEVSRSALRHLVATFFRSSPSSAMAALLDMTDEPLPEAEYRRLSQLLEQAREPGEDA
- a CDS encoding ATP-binding protein, translated to MATFQAGDSETRRLDAAREPHAYTDPRTSSFTSELRAVTWDPGLGRLHDVDEAAPGALRDALESLVRLIERVAPGMRGSVLLLDDDGVTLHHGAAPNLPAAYCQAIDGAHIGPAAGSCGTAAYRRERVIAREIATDPLWADYRALAAPYGLAACWSTPIMESDGRVLGTFAMYYDEPRDPTPADIALTETATLLAKNIIVRARAAVALRARTETAERWARALRESEARFRQMAETIPVQVWTARPDGSFDFVTTRTAAAVGRPADALLGNGWLDVVHPEDVEGVVVRWTRSLQSGDPFEARFRLRGQDGAYRWHLVRAHAMCADDGRVLQWFGCNTDIEEYKRLEAALDAALADARQANQSKADFLAMMSHELRTPLNAIAGYAQLMLEDIPTPASEGQRDYLLRITRGQQHLLGLIEAVLTHAKLEAGKVTYRLGDVRAHDVLEAVDALTAPQRSARRIAYVCDEGEPELVFRADREKLVQILANVLSNAAKFTPEGGRITVTTAAPTPTTGAITIADTGIGMSPDQLQLVFEPYVQFDSALSRQHRGTGLGMPISRELARGMGGDLVAESAPGIGSTFTLVLPRA
- a CDS encoding ATP-binding protein, which gives rise to MRSISRRLLVGLTAAVGMSAALTVALLAAYGMRSARTDLQTQLESSVSAFARIIEPALWDMDFDRAERLAEAFGRDPRIASLTVRERSTGTTHAFVPLRTADTVVRAMEVRRGDQIIGEVRVAFDRGYYRSQVQRQVVNAAVVSLIALVATLIGLRMLFRRLFQRPLYDLSGVVRGYAEGRHPPFASAVPYREFAELGRVLDSMSAQIREQLAALGAANRELAARNRFLAMTTADVEPNELVAEAGRELRDLFGATRVRAEVAPAAALARGDGADDGADDGADDHAAAVAVPIVLNAQPVGRIALARERERPFTPAELNLVNAVAAQLASAISRNRARAAERLLRAAIEQLPESVIICDRQLRIVYVNPGFTATTGYTAEEAMGRNPRALKRVSEPDASGTAMLAAIAAGEPWVGRLTNAKKTGEVYFEHVVITPVRDERGEITNFVAIGRDITAEMQRDEQYRHAQRMEAVGQLAGGVAHDFNNMLGAVMLQLELLGLEDDQPPAFHAALQEMREPLERAANLTRQLLAFSRRQAMRLEVHDLNTIVAEMLRILSRVLGERIEIDFAPAPEPVPLEGDAGMIEQVIVNLCVNARDAMPAGGRLGIATRLIVGDDDAEHPGAWACLEVRDSGVGMTAEVQSRIFEPFFTTKDVGQGTGLGLATTHGIVAQHGGWIDVESVVGEGSTFRVYLPARPDATPAVPLARGLDVGRGDATVLLVEDEPLVRQMVSYSLQRLGHRVLEETNGPDALRRWAEHGDAIDLVITDMVMPGGISGVQLVERIRETAPDVRAIVMSGYSRHLASDVLPPGIRFLPKPFSLAVLSDAIDQALGRGAPQR
- a CDS encoding substrate-binding periplasmic protein — its product is MQLRRGPSQLPALALLALLAGAEPPRRETIDIGVEDAAAPWSQADGTGYANDVARAAFAAVGVDLRMHVLPYARCKQHVVRGELIACVSMSPAPELDGVVRFSAKPLFVFACDFFENPARPLPPRIADFRPGTRVGTVLGYEYPLEMMEALRRSGAVLEATPMEELNLRKLAVGRLDAAIVNRDAVKSPDWVAARAGVTGKVRSVFRTGGMPAYVGFSLVHRGGAALAARFDAGHARIIASGERDRIQRRWIARNASAGATRAATRATTR